The following is a genomic window from Patescibacteria group bacterium.
GTGTGGTAGATGATAATTCTCCCGACGGGACGGGCAAAATTGCGGATAAGCTGAGTGCACAGTTCCCGTTTGTTTCCGTAATCCACAGAAAAGAGAAGCTTGGTTTGGGGAGCGCGTATATCTCCGGCTTTAAATATGCCCTGCAACATGCGGCTGATTTTGTTTTTGAAATGGATGCAGATCTATCACATAATCCGAATGATCTGCCCCGGTTTCTAATTGAAGCCGATAAGGGTTATGATGTGGTTATTGGTTCGCGGAGAATCCCGGATGGGGGGATAGAAAACTGGAGTATGGTCAGAAATATGATGAGTAGGGGGGCAATGTGGTTTTCCAGAGTGATGTTGGGTTTAAAAACGCGAGATGTTACTTCCGGATATCGCTGTTATTCGAGGCATGTTATAGAATCAATTAATTGGGATGAAATAAAAAGTAACGGCTATGCGTTCCAGGAAGAGGTAATATATTTGTGTGAAAAATTGAAGTTCAAAGTAATAGAAATTCCTATAGTTTTTCAGGACCGAACATATGGTCATTCGAAACTTTCTAAGAAAGAAATTGTAAAATTTTTTGCAACTATTCTAAGACTTCGTTTCAAGAAATAGATATGTCAACTAGAAAAAAGATAATTATTTTAGGAATATTAACCTATTTGCTTTATGTCGTTCTGGTTTATTCCTCTTTTTATTATCAGATAAATGCGACTAATTCAATCATTCCATGGGGTTATAACAAACAAATATTTTTTATTTTAATAAGTATCGGATTGATAGTTTTATATTGGCTAGCTTATAAATCTATTAAAAACACAAAAGAAAATATTAAGAAAATAGTAATATTATTTTCAATTCTTTTCAGCATTACTTTTATTATTGCTCCACCCATTGGTTCCGCGGATGTTTATAACTATGCTTATCGGGCAAGGGTAAAAACAGTGTACGAACAAAATCCTTATTTGGTTGCGACAGAAAATTATCCTGATGATTTGTTTTACAATTTTTCCCCGAAAGAGTGGAATTTTATGACAATGCAATATGGTCCTCTTTGGGCTTCTGTTTCTATTGGGTTTAGCAAAATTGCCGGCGACAATTTTTTTTGGAATATATTTCTCTATAAATTATTGGCATTATTATCATTTTTTGGCTCCGCATATCTTATTAATAGAATATTGAAAATTACCAATCCCGGTAAATCTTTGCAAGGTGCATTATTATATTTATGGAATCCGCTTATATTGTTTGAAACAATCAATAATGCGCACAATGATATTCTTATGATTTTTATCGTACTTTTGGCGGTTTATTTAGTATTGAAAAAGAAATATATTCCCTCGCTTTTGGTATTGTTGTTATCAGTGCTACTTAAGTACATTACCATATTGCTGGTGCCCGTATTTTTATATTTCATTCTGAAGAACTTCCAAAAAAAAGGTGATAAGATGAAGCTTGTATTAAAAGCCGGGTGCTTGGCAGTAATAATTATCGTGCTTTTTTATTTTCCGTTTTGGGATGGTATTCGGACATTTAACGGAATTTTCCAACAATCACAAATATTTTCTTTTCTTAATTTTTCACTGCTTCCGGGGTTTGTGTTTGGTATATCGTATGTTGTCGGATCAAATTATTCTTGGTCATATGACACGCTGTCAATGATATCTCGTAATGTCGGTCTGGTTACATTTGTACTCTTTTATATCTATCAGCATAGTAAAATGCTAATTACCAGAAATATAGACCTCATTTTTTACGTGTTTCTGATTTTATTGTCGTATATCCTGCTTGCTGTAACATATTTACAGCCCTGGTATTTCATTTGGCTGATACCGCTCGCAGTATTAATGGACAGAAAATATTTTCCTCATTTTATTGCCATTTCCAGTGTCGTCGGCCTGATCTCATATGCGTTTTTAGTGACCAGTCTTGTGTATATGCTTACGTTTATTATTGTAGTATTCATTGCCATAATTTCGAGGAAAGATTTATTTTCAAATTTTATTAATGCCCAACCAATTGATAAACATACTCAAATCAATAAATAAAAATGAAAAACGGTTTATTGTAATAGTAATTGCGTTCGTAATTATTGTCACTTCAATTCCGTATATTTTTGGATTGATCAGAACCCCGGACGGATCTTTTTACACCGGCATCCACGCGCTCACTCCCGGTGATACAAATGTTTATTATTCTTACATTGAGCAGGTTAAGCAGGGAGAAATTATTTTCCGGGATTTGTACACCTCTGAAATACAGGATGCTCCCTTAATCAACCCGTTTTGGTTTATCATCGGTTTATTTGGTAAAATCACACATCTGCCGACATGGCTGACGCTTCAAATATCCCGTCTGGTTCTAGCTGCAGTATTTGTGATGGTCGCTTATATTTTTATTTCGTACATATTTATAGAGAAGAGTAAAAGAAAATTAGCACTTATTATACTATTATTTTCATCGGGGTTTGGTGGTGCGCTCGCCCCGTTTCTGGAACAGTTAAAATACTATAGTGACGGTTATTACCATTGGCCCATGGATCTCTGGGTCCCCGAGTCAGTAACATTTTTGTCCTTGTTCCATTTGCCGCATATTATATTTTCTTCAATCCTTTCCCTGGTTGTATTCCTTTTTGCACTTCTTTCGTTTGAGACCGACAAATTCAGATATAGTATTCTTAGTGGCGTAGCTGCTTTATTCTGGTTTTCTTTTCATCCGTTTCATTTTTTTACCTTGGTAGTTGTCTTATCCGTTTATTTATTTATTCACGGGATCAGCACAAAGAAATTTCCGACAAGCTTTTTAAAACATGCGCTTATTATTATTTTAATGTCACTACCGGCAGTAATATATCAGTATGCAATAATTGCCGGGGATTCAGTTATCTCAGGCAGAGCGGAACAAAACCTGCTATTAACACCCTCCTGGTGGCTGGTGGTGGTAAGTTATGGTTTTGTTGGCATTTTAGCGCTATTAGGTGTTGTAAGGGTGCTGAAACAACAGGATAGAAAATGGTTCTTTATAGCAATCTGGTTTGTTGTACAGACATTATTACTCTATGCGCCTTTAAGCTTTCAGAGAAGGTTGTCTCAAAATTTGCATTTCCCTATGGCTTTACTTGCGTTGTTTGCTCTTGGTTATATTGTAAAGAGGTATAAAGATATCAATTTGATAAAATACGTGTCCAGTAACAAAATAATTCTGGGGACTTTGTTTGTTCTCTTTTTTTCGTTTTCGAATATTTATGCTCTGGCAAATGATATCTTACTATATCGCAATATGTCATATCCATTCTTCTATTTATCATCCGATTACAAAGATGCCTTTCGGTGGTTAAAGGATAACGCGCAGAAAGAGGATTCTGTCTTATCAGAATGGATTGACGGCAATTTTATACCGGGTTATTCGGGCAGAACTGTATATATCGGGCATGATGTTGAAACGGTGGATTTCGAATATAAAGAAAAGCAGGTTGAATGGTTTTTTCAGAATAATCTTGATCTTGAAGAAAAAAAAGAATTTTTAACAACAGCAGGGCTGGATTTCATATTTTTCTCTGGTCGCTCGGCTGAGCTTGGTGATTTTGATCCGCAAAATAAAAAATTTCTTCTGCCGGAATTTATTTCAGAAGAAATTAAAATATATCGGGTTATTCAGTAATAATTGATGAAAGAGGAATATCAAATGACCCTCCTGCAGTTTCGTATTCCACATTTTTCATAGTTGCAGTCAATAATCCGTCCAATCCAAGATATTGGAAGTCATCTTTTAGTTTGACAAAACTAATGCTGGCCGTTTCAGCCGGCAGTATGTCTTTCGGTATATAAAACCAATAATTAGTTTTAATGAAATTATCTTTTTTCCATTCAGCTGACGGGAAAATTCCATAACCAAGCGCGTAATATTTTTCATAAATTATGTCATTTTGTGCATTTTTGATACTGAGTAATAGTTGGTAGTTTTCATAAATATTGTCAGTCACGTGAAAATATAGTGCTACAGGCAAAACTGAAAAAGGGATGTTAAATTTCGGATGCTGATCGGGATTTGTTGGTAATTGGCTGTAACCGAATAAGTCAATCCCTGGGGCAACTACGGGATTGCTTTGTTCGATAATTCTCGTACCTGACTCGCTGTTGGTAGTTGGTTTTTCGAGCTCTGACCTATAAATCTCAACGGGGTCGGATACATTTTTACCAAATAACAAAAGGTCATCACTAGTTGAAATAATACCCAGTTCCTGTTTTTCAAGTATGGATCGGATATTGTCGTCTCCGTTAGAATACGCATCTTGATAAAATGAATCATCGGGGAATTGTATTTGGTATGTCAGCAAATCTTTGGTGTCAATAAGCATGTAGTCGGTTGGAGGGAGAGTATATAAATTATCAGAGTATTGCTTCTTACCTAAGAAGGCATAGTGCAATGAATATAAATATTTGCGACTGGATAGATTAGGAAGTAAATCGTAGCTGGTAGTGACGGAACTGTTATCCGGAATTAAGCCTACATATCCTCTTTTAAGCTGGGTAAATTCTGATTCATTTTTCTGATTTGATGATATAGCCTGGATTGCCGGGATAATCGGGCCAAAGGTTACTGTGCCATATACCGTTACGGCAATGAAAACGGAAACAAAAAGCGCCGGTTCCTTTAATATGTATGATTTTATTCTAAATCGAAAGTTTTCAGGCTTTTCTTTAATTCTACTAATAAAAAGGTACTCTAAGGAGTAAATAGTGGTAATGAACACAGATACCAATAAAAGAGCACTATAGTGTGTTTTCAGCGTTAATTCACCGCTAAAACTGCCTAATAACAATTGAATAAACACCAACAGTGAAAGAAGTAGATGTTTAGGTTTCAAAAACGGAAGCAATAGGAATGGTAAAAAAAGTGCTAAAAAAAGAAAAACATTCTGCAATGAAAATACATGAGTCAAAACAAGCAATGGATCTGAAAAAAAGTTTTGTATTATTTCTCCTATAGAATTTCCAAGCCAAGAATAGTAAAATAAAAATTTATAAGAATCGTAATTATTTAGCATTGGTGATATCCAGAAGACCATAGCTAGCCATCCTGCTCCGATTACAGCAGGCGTAAGAATCCATTTTTTACTTTTTTTATCAATCAAAGATATAAATGAAAACATAATAACCACCAGTGCGACATCTTCTCTGATCAGTAATGATAGAAAAGTAAATAATAAAAACAGATTGAATCGACTATCCAAGTAATAATAAAATGCAAAAAACAAAGTTAAAATCGCAAACGGCAAAATATGAAACTCAAAAAGATTCATGTTCTGGATAAACGGATTCAGCAAATAAATAGCTACGATAAATAAACCAATTCTGGTATTGGCAATTTTTTTCGCAATCAAAAATAGTGGCCAGGCAGAAAAACCAAGTACAGTTGTCTGCAGGACCAATAATGTAACCGGGCTACGTAGTAACATGTAAAAGGGAGTTAACAGCAGAATGATAACTTCAAAGTGATCTCCTAAATATGAGTGGGGATGGATGGTCATGGAAAATAAATCCCCCATGCTGGTGTTATAAAAAACCTGGTTAAATATCGCCAGGTCAATCGCATTATAGCCAAAATGAAAAAACTTCCATATTGAAATAAAAGAAAATGCAACAATATAAATAGCGACAGACGATAAAACAATTGTGGCTGATTTGTCTTCTATTAACCTTACTATTTTCCTTAAATTCACGGATTTAGGATGTAGCATTTAAGTTCTATAGATATTGTACTTGATTAATAAGAAAAACAAAACCACCCCCATCCAAAAGATGAGAGTGGTTAGAATTCGATACGAAATTGACTACTAAATTAGACTCCGCTTGTATTCTGGAGAACGCCTAGAGCAAAGATTACGATTGCCCATGCGAGCAAGATTATTACTAAACCAATAATTGCTGATGTAAGTAGTTTTTTTGCGGATTCAATTTTTTCTTCATTTCCACCTGCAGTCATCCATTTGAAACCACCAATTAAGATCATAATTACTGCAATTAGACCTAGCAATCCGAGTACCCACTGGATAATTGCTATGACTGTTTGCTGTAGATTGGCAGTACCAAGACCTAGGGTTCCTGATGGGTTATAGAAACTTACTGCATAAGCAGTTTTAGTCACTACTAATGCTCCAACACCTGATAGTAAACCTACGATTTTTTTCATATTTTTCACCCCCTTTCAAATAATAGGATTTTCACACCTATTATGAAATTTCATGTTTATATTATAGTCCGTTATGCACAATATTGTCAAATTAATAAACAGGCGATAATACTTTTGCTTAGATTTAAAATTAAACTACATTAACAATTATGCTCTAATCTTAGCAAAAAAATTTATTTATTCAGTATTTATAGACAATTTGAATTAGAACAAATTTGGTGCTCAAAAATGAAATAGTAGATAACCTAATAGTTGGATATGAAATTAAAATTATCAAAGATATATCTTACTGCCGCTCCGCTAAC
Proteins encoded in this region:
- a CDS encoding pilin, coding for MKKIVGLLSGVGALVVTKTAYAVSFYNPSGTLGLGTANLQQTVIAIIQWVLGLLGLIAVIMILIGGFKWMTAGGNEEKIESAKKLLTSAIIGLVIILLAWAIVIFALGVLQNTSGV
- a CDS encoding DUF2079 domain-containing protein, which encodes MLHPKSVNLRKIVRLIEDKSATIVLSSVAIYIVAFSFISIWKFFHFGYNAIDLAIFNQVFYNTSMGDLFSMTIHPHSYLGDHFEVIILLLTPFYMLLRSPVTLLVLQTTVLGFSAWPLFLIAKKIANTRIGLFIVAIYLLNPFIQNMNLFEFHILPFAILTLFFAFYYYLDSRFNLFLLFTFLSLLIREDVALVVIMFSFISLIDKKSKKWILTPAVIGAGWLAMVFWISPMLNNYDSYKFLFYYSWLGNSIGEIIQNFFSDPLLVLTHVFSLQNVFLFLALFLPFLLLPFLKPKHLLLSLLVFIQLLLGSFSGELTLKTHYSALLLVSVFITTIYSLEYLFISRIKEKPENFRFRIKSYILKEPALFVSVFIAVTVYGTVTFGPIIPAIQAISSNQKNESEFTQLKRGYVGLIPDNSSVTTSYDLLPNLSSRKYLYSLHYAFLGKKQYSDNLYTLPPTDYMLIDTKDLLTYQIQFPDDSFYQDAYSNGDDNIRSILEKQELGIISTSDDLLLFGKNVSDPVEIYRSELEKPTTNSESGTRIIEQSNPVVAPGIDLFGYSQLPTNPDQHPKFNIPFSVLPVALYFHVTDNIYENYQLLLSIKNAQNDIIYEKYYALGYGIFPSAEWKKDNFIKTNYWFYIPKDILPAETASISFVKLKDDFQYLGLDGLLTATMKNVEYETAGGSFDIPLSSIITE
- a CDS encoding polyprenol monophosphomannose synthase, with the protein product MKSFIILPTYNEKDTIETLIRRIAELNAPGLHICVVDDNSPDGTGKIADKLSAQFPFVSVIHRKEKLGLGSAYISGFKYALQHAADFVFEMDADLSHNPNDLPRFLIEADKGYDVVIGSRRIPDGGIENWSMVRNMMSRGAMWFSRVMLGLKTRDVTSGYRCYSRHVIESINWDEIKSNGYAFQEEVIYLCEKLKFKVIEIPIVFQDRTYGHSKLSKKEIVKFFATILRLRFKK